The following proteins are co-located in the Dyadobacter chenwenxiniae genome:
- the mnmE gene encoding tRNA uridine-5-carboxymethylaminomethyl(34) synthesis GTPase MnmE: MNAMPIHQQEVICALATPSGVGAIAIIRVSGLGSISMVKSIFKGKNLEEAESHTVHFGTIQHNGEIIDEVLVTVFKTPRSFTKEDSIEISCHGSDYIIRQISKLLISKGARIAKPGEFTQRAFLNGQFDLVQAEAVADLIAADSQASHKTALNQLRGGFSKKLASLRTELIHFASLIELELDFGEEDVEFAQRDDLRRLIEALLNTIAPLIESFDFGNALKEGVPVAIIGSPNVGKSTLLNALLNEEKAIVTSIAGTTRDVIEDTIVLEGLKFRFIDTAGIRETTDLVESIGIERSKNAMEKADIVIFLFDSLETLQENQQLASLLPAGKQILYVLNKIDIGEIATENLDALQDDVIAISAKSQTGLSQLTNKLVSMVYGQSASDTVVTNLRHYEHLVKTHDALSDVLNGLETGVTGDFLAQDIRLSLFHLGEITGTIVTDDLLDNIFSKFCIGK; this comes from the coding sequence ATGAATGCAATGCCAATCCATCAGCAAGAAGTTATTTGTGCGCTCGCAACTCCCTCAGGTGTAGGCGCTATCGCCATAATCCGCGTATCCGGACTTGGGTCCATTTCCATGGTAAAATCCATTTTTAAAGGAAAAAACCTGGAAGAAGCCGAGAGTCACACCGTACATTTCGGGACGATCCAGCACAATGGCGAAATCATCGACGAAGTCCTCGTAACCGTTTTCAAAACACCCAGATCTTTCACAAAAGAAGATTCCATAGAAATTTCCTGTCACGGCTCTGATTACATTATCAGGCAGATTTCAAAGCTCCTCATTTCAAAAGGAGCCAGAATCGCCAAGCCAGGAGAATTCACCCAACGCGCATTTCTGAACGGCCAATTTGACCTGGTACAAGCCGAAGCCGTAGCCGACCTCATCGCAGCAGACTCCCAAGCCAGTCACAAAACAGCATTGAACCAGCTGAGAGGTGGCTTTTCCAAAAAGCTGGCATCCTTACGCACCGAACTTATCCATTTCGCATCATTAATAGAACTTGAACTCGATTTCGGCGAAGAAGACGTAGAATTCGCCCAACGCGACGATTTGCGCCGACTAATCGAAGCATTACTAAACACGATCGCCCCATTAATCGAATCCTTCGATTTCGGCAACGCATTAAAAGAGGGCGTTCCCGTGGCCATCATAGGCTCGCCTAACGTTGGTAAATCCACATTGCTGAATGCATTATTGAATGAAGAAAAAGCGATAGTTACCAGCATTGCCGGAACGACCCGTGATGTGATTGAAGATACGATTGTTTTAGAAGGTTTGAAATTCAGGTTTATCGACACCGCAGGGATTCGAGAAACGACGGATCTCGTTGAGTCTATCGGCATTGAAAGATCCAAGAATGCGATGGAGAAGGCTGACATTGTAATTTTTCTGTTTGATAGTTTGGAGACATTGCAGGAGAATCAGCAGCTGGCCTCATTGCTTCCGGCTGGGAAGCAGATTTTGTATGTGTTGAATAAGATTGATATTGGGGAAATAGCGACTGAAAATCTCGATGCATTGCAAGATGATGTTATTGCCATTTCCGCAAAGTCCCAAACAGGATTATCTCAGCTAACTAATAAACTGGTTTCAATGGTTTACGGGCAATCGGCTAGCGATACGGTTGTTACGAATTTAAGACATTATGAGCATTTGGTGAAAACGCATGATGCTTTGAGTGATGTTTTGAATGGTTTGGAGACTGGGGTTACGGGTGATTTTTTGGCACAGGATATTCGGTTGTCTTTGTTTCATCTGGGCGAGATTACGGGGACGATTGTTACGGATGATTTGTTGGATAATATTTTTTCGAAGTTTTGTATCGGAAAGTAA
- a CDS encoding site-specific integrase, with product MKLEEEPLTKANCYTVEQITSSWGHREFLFEDEVQKLVDTACRSEVIKRASLFSVLTGLRFSDISTLDWSELRGQKGNYYIQFLIDKTGRAEFMPISDQAFGLLGQKGEGRVFKRLKYTQVNYILPEWLKDAEIDKHISFHCFQHTFATLQLLLGTDIVR from the coding sequence GTGAAACTTGAGGAGGAGCCGCTGACCAAGGCAAATTGCTATACGGTGGAACAGATCACAAGTTCGTGGGGCCATCGGGAGTTTCTGTTTGAGGACGAGGTGCAGAAGCTTGTAGATACTGCTTGCCGTTCGGAAGTCATCAAAAGGGCGTCATTATTCTCGGTACTAACCGGGTTAAGGTTTTCAGATATCAGCACGCTTGATTGGTCAGAACTCAGAGGGCAGAAGGGGAATTACTATATCCAATTTTTGATCGATAAAACAGGACGGGCGGAATTCATGCCGATCTCGGATCAGGCTTTCGGTTTGTTGGGTCAGAAAGGGGAAGGTCGAGTATTTAAAAGGCTGAAGTATACACAGGTCAACTACATCCTGCCGGAATGGCTGAAAGACGCTGAAATTGATAAACACATTAGTTTTCATTGCTTCCAGCACACATTTGCGACTTTGCAGCTCTTGTTGGGGACAGATATTGTGAGGTAA
- a CDS encoding transposase, giving the protein MKRNTFTVRRPQKLRSSKSSKTWILAKDVARENGVSKATLYNWRKKYSGIGASKLSDLKALKEENRRLNRIAEATHVCGISTLSQTAKQIIEKKRSTARL; this is encoded by the coding sequence ATGAAACGAAATACATTCACCGTGCGGCGTCCGCAGAAACTCAGATCGTCAAAATCCTCAAAGACTTGGATTCTGGCAAAAGACGTCGCCCGCGAAAATGGCGTTTCCAAGGCTACATTGTACAATTGGCGCAAGAAATATAGCGGTATAGGTGCTTCGAAACTTTCTGACTTGAAGGCGCTCAAGGAGGAGAACCGCCGTCTGAATCGGATCGCGGAAGCGACACATGTATGCGGAATTAGCACTTTATCACAGACTGCAAAACAGATCATCGAAAAAAAGCGATCCACCGCGCGGCTTTAA